Proteins from a genomic interval of Desulfitibacter alkalitolerans DSM 16504:
- a CDS encoding CoA protein activase, protein MKVSFPHMGTSHIAFKQFVERLGHEPIIPPTPSKKTLSYGVQYSPEFACIPFKVLMGTYVEVLEKGAEMIISSGGHGPCRAGLYGMLHEKILKDAGYDFEMVILDAPLKKPMEFINNINRIIKPNKISWYRFIQEFKFGWSKLKVLDMVEAYSHKIRPYEVIKGQTTRNFNKVLTLIAQAQTPDELEEARHQGINILDEVEQDRSRTPLKVGIIGEIYVVIEPFMNFDIQVLLGEMGVETHRSIYLTQWTKDNAANGKGELDVIACAPPYLNQKVGGHGIISIGETVFYAKSGYDGVIQLAPFTCIPEIVAKSIIPQITKDYGIPVLSLTIDEQTAKAGVQTRLEAFIDLMLHQRSVKGGKSREMLLGS, encoded by the coding sequence TTGAAAGTTTCATTTCCTCATATGGGAACTTCACATATCGCTTTTAAGCAATTCGTAGAAAGATTAGGTCATGAACCTATAATTCCCCCTACCCCCAGCAAAAAAACCTTAAGCTACGGAGTTCAGTATTCACCGGAGTTTGCATGTATACCCTTTAAAGTCCTTATGGGAACATACGTGGAGGTTCTGGAAAAAGGTGCTGAAATGATCATATCTTCTGGGGGACACGGTCCATGTAGAGCAGGTCTCTACGGAATGCTTCACGAAAAAATTTTAAAGGATGCAGGTTATGATTTTGAAATGGTTATTTTAGATGCTCCTTTAAAAAAGCCCATGGAATTTATTAACAATATAAATAGGATTATTAAACCCAATAAAATTAGCTGGTATAGATTTATCCAAGAATTTAAATTTGGCTGGTCTAAACTGAAAGTCCTGGACATGGTAGAGGCTTACTCACACAAAATCAGACCCTATGAGGTAATTAAAGGTCAAACAACCAGAAACTTTAATAAAGTATTAACACTAATAGCACAGGCCCAAACCCCTGACGAATTGGAAGAAGCCAGGCATCAAGGAATTAATATTCTCGATGAGGTAGAGCAGGATAGGTCTAGAACACCTTTAAAGGTAGGAATAATAGGCGAAATTTATGTTGTCATTGAACCCTTCATGAACTTTGACATTCAGGTATTACTTGGTGAAATGGGTGTTGAAACACATCGTTCCATCTATTTAACCCAGTGGACAAAGGACAATGCTGCTAATGGAAAAGGTGAATTAGACGTAATAGCATGTGCCCCTCCTTATCTCAACCAAAAAGTTGGAGGGCATGGAATAATTTCAATAGGAGAAACAGTATTTTATGCAAAAAGTGGTTATGATGGAGTGATACAATTAGCTCCTTTTACATGTATTCCAGAAATAGTAGCAAAAAGCATAATTCCGCAGATTACAAAGGATTATGGAATACCTGTTCTTTCTCTAACAATTGATGAACAAACTGCAAAAGCAGGTGTTCAAACAAGACTTGAAGCCTTTATTGACTTAATGCTTCACCAACGTTCTGTAAAGGGAGGAAAATCACGTGAAATGCTTCTTGGGAGTTGA
- a CDS encoding acyl-CoA dehydratase activase: protein MKCFLGVDVGSVSTNIVVLDEVLNVAESLYLRTQGNPINAITRGLKHIEEKLPNNVEVMGVGTTGSGRILAGVIIGADIIKNEITAHAVAASREVPDAQTVIEIGGQDSKIIILRDGIVVDFAMNTVCAAGTGSFLDQQASRLGIPIESFGEMALKSTVPVRIAGRCTVFAESDMIHKQQMGHKKEDIIKGLCDALVRNYLNNVGKGKEIQPTIVFQGGVAANKGIHKAFEEQLKKDIVIPPNFAVMGAIGAALLAKQHVKVNNTNTKFKGFQVSELEYDASSFECTGCSNLCEVINIKNNEQIIARWGSRCGKWETMVI from the coding sequence GTGAAATGCTTCTTGGGAGTTGACGTGGGTTCTGTCAGTACAAATATTGTTGTGTTAGACGAAGTTTTAAATGTTGCTGAGTCACTTTATTTACGAACTCAAGGTAACCCTATCAATGCAATTACCAGGGGCCTGAAGCATATTGAAGAAAAATTACCAAATAACGTTGAAGTTATGGGTGTGGGTACTACAGGAAGTGGAAGAATCCTGGCAGGTGTTATAATTGGAGCCGACATAATCAAAAACGAAATTACTGCCCATGCTGTTGCTGCTTCCAGGGAGGTTCCAGATGCACAAACTGTAATAGAAATTGGAGGTCAGGATTCCAAAATTATTATTTTAAGAGATGGTATAGTGGTTGACTTTGCCATGAACACAGTATGTGCTGCAGGAACAGGTTCCTTCTTGGACCAACAGGCCTCGCGCCTGGGAATACCTATAGAAAGTTTTGGAGAAATGGCATTAAAGTCCACAGTACCGGTTAGAATAGCTGGTAGATGTACAGTTTTTGCTGAATCCGATATGATCCATAAACAACAAATGGGTCACAAAAAAGAAGACATTATTAAGGGTTTATGCGATGCCCTTGTAAGAAATTACCTCAATAATGTTGGTAAAGGCAAGGAGATACAACCAACCATTGTATTCCAGGGAGGAGTTGCAGCAAATAAGGGAATCCATAAGGCTTTCGAAGAACAGCTTAAAAAGGATATTGTAATACCACCAAACTTTGCTGTTATGGGTGCCATTGGTGCCGCTCTTCTTGCTAAACAGCATGTCAAAGTAAATAATACTAACACCAAATTTAAAGGGTTTCAGGTCAGCGAATTAGAGTATGATGCTTCTAGTTTTGAATGCACCGGGTGTTCTAACTTATGTGAAGTTATAAACATCAAAAATAATGAGCAGATAATTGCAAGATGGGGAAGCAGATGCGGCAAATGGGAAACCATGGTTATTTAA
- a CDS encoding Fur family transcriptional regulator, with protein sequence MKNSLEDICQKLQEKEYKLTPQRKTILKVLLDNEEKHLSAEDIYQIVKHHYPEIGLATVYRTLELLADIDILQKMNFDDGKARYEFSSHDEHHHHHLICLKCGKVIEFNDDLLDVLEKTISEKKDFEVLDHKLKFYGYCSKCK encoded by the coding sequence GTGAAAAATTCTTTAGAAGATATTTGTCAAAAACTACAAGAAAAGGAATATAAACTTACCCCACAAAGAAAAACAATTTTAAAAGTTTTATTGGATAACGAAGAAAAACACTTAAGTGCAGAGGATATTTATCAGATTGTCAAGCATCATTATCCTGAAATAGGACTAGCAACTGTTTACAGAACTCTAGAATTATTAGCAGATATTGACATTTTGCAAAAAATGAACTTTGATGATGGCAAAGCCCGTTATGAATTTTCCAGTCATGATGAACACCATCATCACCATTTAATCTGCTTAAAATGTGGTAAGGTCATAGAATTTAATGATGATTTGCTGGATGTTTTAGAAAAGACAATTTCTGAAAAAAAGGATTTTGAAGTATTAGACCA